In the Sebastes fasciatus isolate fSebFas1 chromosome 12, fSebFas1.pri, whole genome shotgun sequence genome, gattgaTAACTTAAAACGTtaaattgtttagacatttcaaatttattccaattgtttaacagaccttgattgttttttgtttattttgtttttattcatcatttcctttccttacatttgttgtatagtttattttatttttatactgtaaaatatatttactgtattgtaatgaaaaatctgaactgttgaaataaagtattataaaaaaaataaaaaatacataaaaaaaacttgctGCTTGTTGTACACGTAACGTAGACATACTGAGTCACTTTTTAAAGTGCTGAGAAATATAATTAGAAGTCATTTATAAAGCAAACAAAGGAGGGATCTGagcacttcttccacctctCTGGTCTTTCTGGCTTCTAACCGGATTTGTTTTCCCTGATCAGCTGTTGTTGAGGAGGATGATGACGTGTTTCCGGTCTCACACCCGAGTCGACATTACAACAACAAGGCAgtccgagccgagccgagccgagctgGGACAGAGAGACGACGGTACCACCACAGTAATCATCAGGTACGAACAGAAAGCTATTCTGATAGCGACAACCTGGCTTCAGTTCGTTAAGTTAAGGCCGTTAAATGTGTTGTCACCTCGGTCAACCTAGCTTTCCTCTcctagcaacagcagcagcgaagctaacgttagcctaacAAGCTAACTCTGTTACCGTGGTTTCACGAACGGTCCAAATATAAGCAGAGCGACCTTAAAGCGACTTTCTTGTTGGTTTATGAACACCAGAGTGTTACTGGTAAACTGGTTATTGTGTGTTTAATCCTCCTGGTTTAGCTTGACTCGGTGATGATTTATAGTtagttcattgttttgttttgacagtTTACTGTAAAGATGACGCAACACAGCAGGTGTCAGAGAGTCTGACCTGAAACCCCCACTTCAGCAGCAGGATAGTTTCTGTTGTCATACTTGGATGATTTTGCCTACAAGAAAATACAGAAGTATATCATATTAAGGGGTCTGCAGTAGGTCAGTCCGTGGGGACCACTtggcttatatatatatatatatatatatatatatatacatatatgtgtgtatatatatatatatacatatatatatatatatatgtgtatatatatatatatacatatatatatatatatgtgtgtgtatatatatatatatatatatatatatatatatatatatatatatatatatatatatatacatatatatatatatatgtatatatatatatatatacatatatatatatatatatatatatatgtgtatatatatgtgtatatatatatatatgtgtatatatataaacatatatatatacacatatatatgtatatatataaaaaatatataaatatatatatatatgtatatatataaatatatacatgtatatatataaatatatacatatatatgtatgtatatatacatatatatatgtatgtgtatatatatatacatatatatatgtatgtatatataaatatatacatatatatataaatgtatgtgtatatatatgtatgtgtgtgtatatatacatatatatatatatatatatatatatatatatatatatatgtatgtgtatatatatatatacatatatatgtatatatatatatatatatatatatatatatatatatgtatatatacatttatgttttttaacaatttagttttgtgtgttttctgtcacgCATTTACCTAATTTATTACACaggtacagtggggtcacattttctgcCAACAGCTagtcagaaatggtgaccttgggtgccagtttgcctcttgagcaaggcaccaaacccccacCTGTTCAGGGGGCGATCTGACATCTCTCCATACATAATGCATGTCTATAGGTCCTGTTtatgcatatatgtatgtatgtatgtatttgggCCTGTGTGTTTGGAtatggactctaaccactggcgcactttacacttactttacactatacatcctatataccactttatagatttatttattgtacatactgcatttatttattgacggactgtacacactatgttcacccattcagtctgtatcttttatatctctattattgtttttatcatttttgtatacctttacctctcctgtgtctcattctgtttgctgatgttgctgctttgacacctgaatttccctccggggattaataaaggttcatcttatcttatcttttagGGGTGGGAATCTTTGGGAATCCTGTGATTCGTATCATAACACCAAACACTTTCGTGTTATGACAACAACCCACCCTAGTAATTTGCCATTTGCAATGCAACAGTATTATAGGCATGgagatattctatatttttctcatGTAAAGACCGAATTCAATAATGAAATGATCCTACGAACAAGTACTGTATGTGTCGCCAATGCCTGATATGCTGTAGCTCATTCTCTGTGCCATCGAGCTCCATTCTTGTCCAACAactttattaattaaaatgaatcaGTGACTCATACCGTAGTACTGCTTCTCTTTAATTAGAGCACCATCTCCGTGTCTGAAAATAGTCTCCCAACAAATGCATTAATTACTGCTGTTTGAGTGACGTCTGTTAAAAAATTACAGAACCAAGCTGTTTTAGGATAACCCTTTTAAAAATGAGAATACATATTCTTGACCTGTTTTTAAACCTGTATGTCTTCAGTAAGAGCCACAAACAGGTTtgggaagtcagaaagtattgagagaaagactaacacattgttggtttctgTCTTTATCAACGAAATTCACTGTGAAACCGGTATAACCGGAACGGTGGTTCGCTGGCCGTAAAGTTTCAATTTACAAGTTAACactcagtttattaggtacgTCTAGCCAAAAGTAATACAATCTAAAACAACATCCCTGCATTGTGTGTCCTACTTCCATTAAGGTCATAATCAGTTTTaaagaggtgttgattcaatttcatggtcattttatttagttagttTTGCTTTGTGGTGCTGTTGTAGGGTAATATGTTGTACTAAGAAGTGTCTCTAATATTAAGTCTTATTCATATAAATGGGATggataaaatattagaaacacctctcagtatAAGGCAGtacaattcaacagcaccacaaactacagtcACTGGAGTGACTGGCAACTGAGTGAATGCTTATTTATCAATTCAGCTGTAACAAATACAGCTGAATATCGTTTCTGTCATGACCAGGGCATAAAAACTGACAAAAcattaaacaaaacataaaaacatttcatgtatATAATAAAACCTTGATTGCAGTGAAATATTTTGTTCAGATAATAGTGAAAGCTATACAGCCAGatataatatgatttaatgtGATGATCAGCCTCTGCTCTATGTGAAAAACTTCCTTCCCCTCAAAGAgactttctcttttgttttccaCCAGAAATCAAAGAACTCCAGTATCACCACAGAAGAATTCCCATTGATAAAGTCGGAAACTACCAACTTCCCCCACAGATGAGGCAGATGTTGTAGAGGGGGAACCACATCCCCACAGCAGGAACAGTTGTAGGTGTGTTTTATCTGAGTCCAGAATGGAGAGGATTTGAGGGGGCTTTCTCCTCAGGTGAGTCCTGAGTCGTGACACTAAGCTCTCCTGAGCTCAGGTTCTTCAGAGCCCACCCTGCTAGTAATATGAGCCATGGACTCCTGGGCAGTTGATAGTCCTGTAACCCTGGTCATTAAGGCCCCTAACCAGAAGTATGAAGACCAGACCATTAACTGCTTCCTCAACTGGACTGTGGAGAGGCTGAAGAGTCACATCTCCAACGTGTACCCCAGCAAGCCGGTAAGTAGCTCTCATGTGCCATGGTTTTCTTTGCTGCCTTCGTTCTGGCTCTACTTAAGCAATTTCCCTCCGGATAAATAAAAACGTATCTAATGTTAGTGTCTTAACTTAAGAGTTAAATACACCAGGAGGACCAGGAGTGACTCCTGAAAGGTTACAATGATGTTTAGGTGGACATAGAACTAGATGCATTTTGGCCTTTGACTAAATTCTACCAAAAGACAAATACAGGGCTCtgactaacaattattttcattatcaatttatTTGCCATTTAGTTTTTCAAGTAATCAATTAACCGGTTGGTCTACAAAACTGTACAAGTATACAACAAATAATcaaattacaattacaatttcGGCTTCCaacaattatgaaaacaagataatcgacaTAACACGCATTCCATTTCGCAATGACGCTCTCATTTtgtgtcttgtgttataaatccagcgcaccaAATTGATGCatctaactttaaaatgtaagctgcaaaatgttctttctaatcgCATGACATTCCCAAAGTCAAAGTgtaatcgtgttaaataatcgggatctcaatattgaccgaAACAATCGTGATTATTGAAATATgaataaaactgaaatgaaaaaatCTTGTAAAATAATCCACATATTCATGAATCACTTCATTGAACGTTCACACATCAACAGCTGAAGTAACAAAGGATAAAATTAAACTGTCATTTTATCTCTTGAGCACCAAACACTCCTGTAAAGTTTGTAGTTTCATGGAGCACAGTCGCTGCCTGAATTCATGTCAGTTACAAAACTTGTGACAAGAATAAAACCCTTTTCAAACCACTCCTTCCAAACATGCTTAGAATGTTCCTGACAATCATATGACAACAAAAATGCTCCTGTCTTTACCCTTAGCAACGACTGTGTACAGGTTGTTAACAGGTGCATTGTGTGAATAGTTGAGCAACCACCTACTGCTCACACATCTGGTGAAAATAATCTCCTCCTAAAGTTACTATTTAACAAATGGACTGCTGGATTGTCATGGAGGAGTTGAGCGGTTACTTGGGGAACGCTGTAGTTTCCATGTTTGTTTCTATACCTCAAATTTCAAACTTTTTGACCGCTTTgcgctttaaaaaaaatcagcgTTGCAACAGTTTACACTTAGCAGATTGTGACTGAAGTTGTGAAGTTTATGACGAGCAGactgaaagggaaaaaaatgccCTTTCAAATTTGTCTGTTTCATTTTGtcatgataaaaaacaaaacaaatataaagaGCAAAGCAGAGCTGTTGTTAAAATGTCAGTGAAAGTGTGTGCCTCaaatctgtgtgtgtaaaataatCAGAACATGCtgcaaaaagagaaagaagacaATATTATAAAAGAAAGCatagcacacatacagtaaatgcaaCCATTGACTAGTATTGTCAGTGAGAGTAAGGTGATAACCTTTGAGCTTCTGTTATTTTATATACTTCACttgtcagtttactgtcatgggCAAGTGTAACTATAAAATGACTCAAAGCACAGAGCTTCATGAAGCACAGAGAATATGATCGTACACACTGGGTGTGCTTTTAGTAAGATTTGAAATATAATCTCTAGCCCAGCAATCTAATCTAATCCAGAGGTGCCGAATCACTCACCTCTCATGTTAGAACATTCCTCACAACAACAAGGTGGAAACAGAAACATCAGAGCCAACTAGAAAATGTTTACTCTAGGGCTGtaacgtgataacgcgttaacgcaaattcattttaacgccactaatttctttaatgcattagcgcaacttgagatttttaggtcgtagtgggctcagttttaaagctagagcaaagctactggcatcatatcaAACTATAAACCTAatgaacccattggtaccaaccatgtcatactagcttgtcgtgaaagaggctaaataacgctccaaacttacgcaaaattttggcgaggaaaatctggcatggccattttcaaaggggtctcttaacctctgacctttagatatgtgaatgaaaatgggttctatgggtacccacgagtctgccctttacagacatgcccactttatgataatcacatgcagtttggggcaagtcatagtcaagtcagcacactgacacactgacagctgttgttgcctgttgggctgcagtttgccatgttatgaattgagcatatttgttatgctaaatgcagtacttgtgagggtttctggacaatatttgtcattgttttgttaattgatttccaataataaatgtatacatacatttgcataaagcagcatatttgcccactcccatgttgataagagtattaaatacttgacaaatctccctttaaagtacattttgaacagcgattaattatggaaaatcatgcgattaatcgcaattaaatattttaatcgattgacagccctagtttgttcATTTAAAAGGCTGATGTAAAAGTGGGCTTGCCATGACAGAGCGTTAGCTGACAGTCTTGACCTTGGAAAACAGCAGTTGAGAAAAGTCTCACAACAAGGTCCATTCTGTAGCTGTTTTGATGCTCGtgatcatatcacatgatcttcatagGCACATGGAGTTTGATGGGGTTTCATGGAATTGTAGACCCTCAAATTTCCATTTTCCAGAGCACTTAAAGGACTTTTCATCCAGGTTTTACAAGCTGAGGTTCATTCTTGATCTTGGAAACACTTGAAACTTTTGTTGATGTTTGAGGTTTTAGCTCTCGGGCCCTTTATCTGTTTACACTGTAAAGAAAAGACTTATGTGGCTGCGATAGTCACACAGCCAGTGACGTAAATGCACTTGCCTGTTgcgttttttactttttatttcaaTGCTTGGCATAGTACATAgtacatacaatacaatacaagagatgaaaagaaagaggaaaaatataatatataataatgataacaaaatTGAGAAAAAATGCCCTAGATGGAGTTACAAAAAGAAAACCTCAATTTATTGTGTGAGTAATGTCATTGCTGGACTCCATCTCCTAATGAAATTAGGTCTTTGAATCCTCAGTGAGTTAGTTATTAGTTATACATTTCATATATGTCCCACAGTTTTTGTATCCATAATTTATAGGTGGGAGGAGGGTTGTAATACATTTCATTGCCATTGTAAACAGAATTTGGAGTACATATTTTGAACTCCTTCCTACTATCCCCTCAGGTATAATTCCCAACAGggagagtcttgtgggatgtcaATATGCATAATTTCCCCAGCAGCTCTGAATACATCATGCCATTATATTTTTAGCTTTGGGCACGACCAGAATGTATACACATAGTTGCCCACTTGCGCCCCACAATTCCTCCAGGCTTGTTgctgttttaataaataaaagaaaacgcATTTACACGGCTTTACTCTGTCTGTACACTGGTCATTTCTTTGTCTCACCATTCGATGCTGTTTGTGTTGTAGCTGTCCAAAGACCAGCGGCTGGTGTACTCAGGAAGGCTCCTTCAAGACCACCTACAGCTCAAAGATGTGCTTAGAACGGTAAGAGCTACTGTACTGCTGTGATTTGTGTGCACGCAGGTGAATGCATGGATACAATGTAGTTTAGCAACCCACCCAAATAGATGTGTCTCTATCTAAAAAAAggtgttttaaatgtattttgatttttttcttcaactactactgcaactaacgattatttccattatcgattaatctgcagattattttctcgattaatcgttttgtctataaaatgtcacaaaatagtAAAGAATACCCATTACAATTTCCCACAGTTCAAattgatgtcttcaaatgtctttttttttgtccaaccaagagtccaaaactcaaaataTTAAGTTTATAATCATGTCTGACAAAGCAAAGCATCAAACtaacacatttgagaagcttggGCAAGcaaatatttagcatttttgcttaaaaaaatgacacacaTCCAGCTTGTtcacatgtctgtgtgtgtttgtgtgtgtgtgcgtgtgctgtGGGGGAACTGAAACAGGCTGCCAGGGAAACAATAGCTGatctgatgtgttttaccaaCAAAGGGGGAGTATTGTGTCTGAATTCTGGCCCTTTCCACACTaatccttcctctctctctctgctctgttgcTGCtttaacctcctcctcctcctcctcctcttcttcttcttcttcttcttcttcttcttcttcttcttctctctcttcctcccacaTCCTCGGCTTGTGCCCTGACCTTCTCGACCCGCAGCAGGATGAATACCACATGATGCATCTAGTGTGCAGCTCTCACAGCCCCCCAGCCTCGCCCATGCCTCGGAGCCCTTCTAACTCTTCTGCTTCTGCCTCCAGCGTGAGTAGCCtgacacacaccacacactcttcacctcctcctgtcAGGCTCAAACAATGTGTGTGAGACAGCTTTGTTGTTTGGAGTTCAGGCTCCTTTACAGCTTTATGCTCAGTCAAACATTTATGAGAGCTGGTGAACCATGTCGACTTCCACTTGTTTGATTTAGAGTTCAGTCCCCAAAAACACTCCTTTTATGAAACATTCTGCTTTCTTTGTATTGATTATATAACAATGCAACAACGTGCTCAACTCAGCTTCTGATTGGTGTTCACATGTCGTCCCTCAGAGTTCAGACAGTGCCAGCTCCGCCTCCCCTACCAGTCagccagcctcctcctcctcttcttctgtccCAGAAAGTTATGATGGGCTGAGGTATCGTGGTGGCGTCCCCCAGTACAACCCCCAGAGCCCTGCTGGTGTCCCTCAGTGGTAAGCAAGTCTCTGACGCCACAATATAACTGATACACAACTCATTCtcatttcagtgttttcttAAAAATAGGGCAAAGGTGGTGTCAGCTGTGACCTACtggactttttttctttgtagaAACAGAAAGCTCAACTTATGACTTAGATAACCTTTTTAATTTATACAGTAAAGGAAGTCTGTTGTGTTGTCAATATATTTTATCAAGAAGTCTTAACTCTTTGgcgtactgtgactttttcttgcgcaccggcacttctcacaagctgccagTACTCTTTTCtgccatatcaggttctctgtgAGACTCATAAAGCGATTCATAAAAGCGCAGTGCCAGCATATTTATGCTTCTTAAGctgtatgaacataaaaacaatgagGGGAAACATCTGGACAAGCCACAAGTAGCACGGAGGAGGTCGGGGGGAGGGGGGATGAGAACGAGAATGCTGTAacttatcaatacaatgtttacaatgtgttccttttcttgggggaggacccccaaacccaatatctccaagtatcttttattcactgttgaAATTCAGAAtatctctgtataatatgttggagcatcctgactgggactctgctcctaaaacctgaatgataccagactataggctacaaataacacaggaaatcactttaactattaacactaaacacaccaccgtaaccctataatgttccagttggaatattattggagtattatggGCCCAATATAGAAGTTGCATAACCatagtataataatagcaataaaatctcagctgattatgactgacatgcttaaagaaataatgaataaataggaataactCACAAGAGGttgctgataccggccgatacacacgccaacatggGAATAAGTACTGGCTCTTATTTtcttccacttcaagcactgccACACAGGCCAGCCGAAGCAAATCCTTTTTACAGTATAATCCTTAAAATGTACATTGAAATATTATAGGAACtatttaatctaatctaatccaacccaacagtcctgcaataaaccTGTTAAGACCTTTTAAGAAGCTTATGTCTGCGAGAGAGTTGCTGATTCAACACTATTGTCATTTGCGTTAGTGGTGTTGTGTTGGATTTCATTACACTGAAAGGAGAACTGTAGAATAAGTTTGAGGTCTGTGATCGTTACTTTACAAACAACCCGTTTAAGGAACcaagaagattaaaaaaaacatttaaaaatcttCCAATGTGGATATTAATAAAGAGTGAAAACAGAATATGTTGTTGTCATTAGACTGTTTGTTGgtgttaatacatttaataacaatgataatatTCCTCCACAGGCCAGATGGAGCCCAGGTCCCTTTACAGGGCGACCTCCCTGCCAACATGCCCCCTCACCCCATGTACATGCCCATGCAGATGCTGTGGTGGCAGCAGATGTATGCACGCCACTACTACATGCAATAGTAAGTTGAAGAAATGTGTCTGTAAAAGGTCACGGCTGTTTATACCCTGATTTGATCTTTTTATAATCGCTACCATATCacgattattattaataatagcgAGGGCTtagtttattgttgtattttctTCTAAATATCTGAATCTTTTCGCTTCCTCATCAGTCAAGCAGCAGTAGCGGCCTCTCAGCCTCCCAGCGAcccccctccttcccctccctccGCCTCGCCACATCAACCCGCCCAGCCCAACGAAGCCGTGCAGCCGCCGCCACTTGGGCCCAACCCGGCCCCCAACCCTCTACCCGAGAACCAGCCGGCCAACCCCAACATCCAGATGAATGCGCAGGGCGGGGCGGTGATGAACGACGACGAGCTGAACCGCGATTGGCTGGACTGGTTGTACACGGTGTCTCGCGCCGGCGTCCTGCTCAGCATCGTTTACTTCTACTCCTCT is a window encoding:
- the herpud2 gene encoding homocysteine-responsive endoplasmic reticulum-resident ubiquitin-like domain member 2 protein encodes the protein MDSWAVDSPVTLVIKAPNQKYEDQTINCFLNWTVERLKSHISNVYPSKPLSKDQRLVYSGRLLQDHLQLKDVLRTQDEYHMMHLVCSSHSPPASPMPRSPSNSSASASSSSDSASSASPTSQPASSSSSSVPESYDGLRYRGGVPQYNPQSPAGVPQWPDGAQVPLQGDLPANMPPHPMYMPMQMLWWQQMYARHYYMQYQAAVAASQPPSDPPPSPPSASPHQPAQPNEAVQPPPLGPNPAPNPLPENQPANPNIQMNAQGGAVMNDDELNRDWLDWLYTVSRAGVLLSIVYFYSSFSRFVMVIGAMLLVYLHQAGWFPFRPEQQNPRGGERAAPPQEEAERHQDIQEMERLMDEGMEDDDSGEEGGGGPEDQAQAAAAAAAAAVVPEPGFLTTAWSFISTFFTSLIPEGRPQPAN